A section of the bacterium genome encodes:
- a CDS encoding DEAD/DEAH box helicase, producing the protein MITEEPLFHPLVADWFQRRYGHASPPQQQGWPAIAAGRHTLILAPTGSGKTLAAFLWCIDRLLHKSLGEEAQSFNAGVHTLYISPLKALNNDIHLNLQEPLLGLRAAAAERGVEPPPIRAAVRTGDTTAADRQKLLRKPPHILITTPESLSLLLTSLKGRELFRWLQYVIVDEIHSLCGNKRGVHLSLSLERLSRLCGRDPQRIGLSATQRPLSTVAAFLGGGIWNPAREEPMPRPVTIIDCGIAKKMNLSVLSPLLNFGDLPDASVWSAVVERLYLLIRSHRTTLIFVSIRSQAEKLTRRLNERHQQETGEAEAVIALAHHGSMSRDLRLEVEQRLKQGTVPAVVATASLELGIDIGSIDLVVQVGSPKSVAAGLQRVGRSGHLLHAGAQGCIIPLYPADLDDSMAATRAMLQAAIEETTIPENCLDVLAQHIVAEVSIEPQARAALYRLFRQSHCYRRLTEHAFNQTVEMLAGRFSDAPLAGLQPRLSWDRINDRLIGRRGSRLLAVLNSGTIPDRGYFTVVLAGERKKVGEVEEEFVFESKVGDHFFLGNSEWRIQKIDRNEIHVCPIQANLPRSPFWKGEPLFKNFSTCAAAGALRAEVLRQSDPITWLQQNCHCDAAAAENLYHYLQRQLKHTGCVPTDTTVVVEQFVDASTMPHLLVHAPFGSRVTGAWAMVLAAALTHRYRLEFQYTFDDDGMLFRFPDSAQPLDINGLFTLSLAEAEQWLLQGLAASPLFAVRFRQNAGRSLILPRSRPGKRIPLWLQRLRSADLQQTVQQYPEFPILAETYRDCLQDVFDWPALQHVLVKISAAEITLHFVRTHSPSPMASGLMFRFLAGHMYEYDRARIPDHAAAISNELLAEIMSREQPPALVTTGLVEEMEQRWLQQTPDTRARDSEELMQIIEQQGPLSSDELKLCSSQPPQAWLEQLHRSGRIFLDPQNRWSAAGAQAAQTPADRIHRFLSRRGPKTLAEIGQAIGLPDGTLRDSLAALTQDKKLFRGALLQDSPETTWCDPDRFAELYRRAVVRRRSFERPADSVRLFHALMQHKRRMSAAAWMGYYLPMKAWEQDMGLEAHADQAGLGPPQALERGEATAVAERQNETGRTLIAFWPVSRGALFLSREELNRRAAALSGNEKRVLRFLRENGACFPPVISDGVDLSMVQVFAALRGLAYKTLAGCDDYMSFLSLLEGESQTSDTRNPFHSTAQPFRPLRRYPTRSSVRLRVQQQGARWFPINSFGVLGREMSPARQAEEQARLLLQRYGLVVKEVHRRERGLLPWPMIFHQLKRLEWQGEIRRGCFAQGISGLQFALPEVLADLENPQPAEAELVMLATLDPLWTLPAVAEKQLWQRNGRPIEISRISGNHVCYANDRPAAVVEKFARHVQTTDYFSPQMAESLAEKLKGWLRLPEFFRPRKRIELWAIDDEPAAHHPLATVFITHGFEKEGDKLILWPSGV; encoded by the coding sequence GTGATCACTGAGGAGCCTCTTTTTCATCCCCTCGTCGCGGATTGGTTTCAACGCCGTTACGGCCACGCCAGTCCGCCGCAGCAACAGGGGTGGCCTGCCATCGCCGCCGGCCGGCACACGCTGATCCTGGCGCCCACGGGTTCAGGAAAAACCCTCGCCGCCTTTCTGTGGTGTATCGATCGCCTGCTGCACAAAAGCTTGGGCGAAGAGGCACAGTCCTTTAATGCCGGCGTCCACACCCTGTATATTTCACCGCTGAAAGCGCTGAACAACGACATCCACCTCAATCTTCAAGAGCCGTTGCTTGGCCTCAGAGCCGCTGCCGCGGAACGGGGTGTGGAACCGCCGCCGATCCGGGCGGCAGTGCGCACCGGCGACACCACCGCTGCGGACCGGCAAAAGCTTTTACGCAAACCGCCTCACATTCTCATCACCACGCCGGAATCCCTCTCTCTGCTGCTGACATCGCTGAAAGGCCGCGAGCTCTTTCGCTGGCTCCAGTACGTCATTGTGGACGAGATCCACAGCTTGTGCGGCAACAAACGCGGTGTGCATCTCAGCCTCTCGCTGGAACGGCTGAGCCGCCTGTGCGGTCGGGATCCTCAGCGCATCGGCCTGTCCGCCACCCAACGGCCGTTGTCCACCGTGGCCGCTTTTCTCGGCGGCGGCATCTGGAATCCAGCGAGGGAAGAACCTATGCCGCGTCCGGTGACCATCATCGATTGCGGTATAGCGAAAAAGATGAATCTGTCGGTTCTATCTCCATTGCTGAACTTTGGCGATCTGCCGGATGCCTCGGTCTGGTCCGCGGTGGTGGAAAGACTGTATCTGTTGATCCGCAGCCATCGCACCACACTGATCTTCGTCTCCATACGCAGCCAGGCGGAAAAGCTCACGCGCCGACTGAACGAACGGCATCAACAGGAGACCGGTGAAGCCGAAGCGGTCATCGCCCTAGCCCATCACGGCAGCATGTCGCGCGATCTGCGCCTCGAGGTTGAACAGCGGCTAAAACAGGGCACGGTTCCTGCGGTGGTCGCCACCGCCTCCCTGGAACTGGGCATCGACATCGGCAGCATTGATCTGGTGGTTCAGGTCGGAAGCCCCAAGAGCGTCGCCGCGGGTCTGCAGCGCGTCGGCCGCAGCGGTCATCTGCTTCACGCCGGCGCTCAGGGCTGCATCATTCCTCTCTATCCGGCGGACCTGGACGACAGCATGGCCGCGACCCGGGCCATGCTGCAGGCGGCCATCGAAGAGACCACGATTCCGGAAAATTGCCTCGACGTGCTGGCGCAGCATATCGTCGCCGAGGTCTCCATCGAACCGCAGGCGCGCGCGGCATTGTATCGCCTGTTCCGGCAGAGCCACTGTTACCGCCGGCTCACTGAACATGCATTCAATCAAACGGTGGAGATGTTGGCCGGGCGATTCAGCGACGCACCATTGGCCGGACTGCAGCCGCGGCTTTCCTGGGACCGGATCAACGACCGGCTGATCGGCCGTCGCGGCAGCCGGCTGCTGGCGGTTTTGAACAGCGGCACAATCCCGGACCGCGGTTACTTTACTGTCGTTCTGGCCGGGGAACGGAAAAAAGTGGGCGAAGTGGAAGAAGAGTTTGTCTTTGAATCAAAGGTGGGCGATCATTTTTTTCTCGGCAACAGCGAGTGGCGGATTCAAAAGATCGATCGCAACGAAATCCACGTCTGCCCGATCCAGGCCAATCTGCCGAGATCGCCGTTCTGGAAGGGTGAACCGCTGTTCAAAAATTTTTCCACCTGCGCGGCCGCCGGCGCTTTGCGCGCCGAGGTGCTGCGGCAGTCCGATCCCATCACCTGGCTGCAGCAGAACTGCCACTGCGATGCCGCGGCAGCGGAAAATCTCTATCACTATCTGCAACGCCAGCTAAAGCATACCGGCTGTGTGCCCACCGACACGACGGTGGTGGTGGAGCAGTTCGTCGATGCCTCCACCATGCCGCATCTGCTGGTGCATGCGCCGTTCGGCAGCCGGGTCACAGGCGCCTGGGCCATGGTGCTGGCCGCAGCGCTGACGCACCGCTATCGTCTCGAGTTTCAATATACCTTTGACGACGATGGCATGCTCTTTCGCTTCCCGGACAGCGCCCAGCCGCTGGACATCAACGGGCTGTTCACGCTTTCGCTGGCAGAAGCGGAACAATGGCTGCTGCAGGGCTTGGCCGCCAGCCCCTTGTTCGCCGTCCGTTTTCGCCAGAACGCAGGTCGCAGCCTCATTCTGCCGCGATCGCGGCCGGGCAAACGTATTCCGTTGTGGCTCCAGAGACTGCGCAGTGCCGATCTGCAACAAACCGTGCAGCAGTATCCTGAATTTCCCATCCTCGCAGAGACCTATCGCGATTGCCTGCAGGATGTGTTTGATTGGCCTGCGCTGCAGCATGTGTTGGTGAAAATCTCTGCGGCCGAGATCACGCTCCATTTCGTCCGCACCCACTCTCCCTCGCCCATGGCGTCCGGATTGATGTTCCGCTTTCTCGCCGGCCACATGTATGAATACGACCGCGCGCGCATTCCGGATCATGCCGCAGCGATCAGCAATGAGCTGCTGGCGGAAATAATGAGCCGCGAACAGCCGCCCGCCCTAGTGACCACGGGGCTGGTCGAAGAGATGGAGCAACGATGGCTGCAACAGACCCCGGACACCCGCGCCCGCGACAGCGAGGAGCTGATGCAGATCATTGAACAGCAGGGCCCGCTGTCCTCCGATGAACTGAAACTTTGTTCATCGCAGCCGCCCCAAGCCTGGCTGGAGCAGCTGCACCGCAGCGGCCGGATTTTTTTGGATCCGCAAAACCGCTGGTCCGCGGCCGGCGCCCAGGCCGCGCAGACGCCGGCGGATCGCATTCATCGCTTTCTCTCCCGGCGTGGTCCCAAAACATTGGCGGAGATCGGGCAAGCCATCGGCCTGCCTGACGGAACCCTGCGCGATTCGCTGGCCGCGCTGACGCAGGATAAAAAACTTTTCAGGGGCGCACTTTTACAGGATTCGCCGGAAACCACCTGGTGCGATCCAGATCGTTTTGCAGAGCTGTACCGCCGCGCCGTGGTCCGGCGTAGATCCTTTGAGCGGCCCGCCGATTCCGTACGACTTTTCCATGCCTTGATGCAGCATAAAAGACGGATGTCTGCAGCGGCGTGGATGGGTTATTACCTGCCGATGAAAGCCTGGGAGCAGGATATGGGCCTGGAAGCGCATGCTGATCAAGCCGGTCTAGGCCCGCCTCAGGCCCTTGAACGCGGCGAGGCGACCGCCGTGGCGGAACGGCAAAACGAAACCGGCCGTACCCTGATCGCTTTCTGGCCCGTCTCCCGCGGCGCTCTTTTTTTGAGCCGCGAAGAATTAAACAGACGGGCCGCCGCACTCTCGGGCAACGAAAAGCGTGTGCTGCGCTTTCTCCGTGAGAACGGCGCCTGTTTTCCTCCGGTCATCAGTGATGGCGTCGATTTGTCCATGGTACAGGTGTTCGCAGCACTGCGGGGTTTGGCCTACAAAACGCTAGCCGGATGCGATGATTATATGAGTTTTCTCTCACTGCTGGAGGGCGAATCGCAAACCAGCGACACCCGCAATCCTTTTCACTCTACCGCGCAGCCGTTCCGGCCTTTGCGCCGTTATCCCACTCGCTCAAGTGTGCGTCTGCGCGTGCAGCAGCAAGGAGCCCGTTGGTTTCCCATCAACAGCTTTGGCGTGCTAGGCCGCGAGATGAGCCCGGCCCGGCAGGCGGAGGAGCAGGCCCGACTGCTGCTGCAACGGTATGGCCTGGTGGTCAAGGAGGTGCATCGTCGCGAACGGGGGCTATTGCCATGGCCGATGATCTTTCATCAATTGAAACGGTTGGAATGGCAGGGGGAAATCCGCCGCGGCTGTTTTGCTCAAGGTATCTCAGGGCTGCAGTTCGCCTTGCCCGAGGTGCTTGCTGATCTGGAAAATCCACAACCCGCTGAAGCGGAGCTGGTCATGCTGGCGACGTTGGATCCGCTGTGGACACTGCCGGCAGTCGCGGAAAAGCAGCTCTGGCAGCGCAACGGCCGACCCATCGAGATCAGCCGGATCAGCGGCAATCATGTCTGTTATGCCAACGACCGGCCGGCGGCAGTGGTGGAAAAATTCGCCAGGCACGTGCAGACTACGGATTATTTTTCACCGCAGATGGCTGAATCTCTGGCAGAAAAACTCAAGGGGTGGCTGCGTCTGCCGGAATTTTTCCGTCCCCGCAAACGAATCGAACTGTGGGCCATCGACGACGAGCCCGCGGCGCATCATCCCCTTGCAACGGTTTTTATAACGCATGGATTTGAAAAAGAGGGCGACAAGCTGATCCTGTGGCCGTCCGGGGTGTAG